Part of the Acidimicrobiales bacterium genome, CCGACTTGGGGGCGCGGGTGCGGCGGGCCGCGATGCCCCGGGCCCGGTAGGAGGAGAACCCCGACGACTCCATGGCCAGGTCGATCTCGTCCCGGCGGGTGGAGAAGGCGTCGCAGACCTTGGCAGGGATGCCGGCGACGGCCCAGTGGTCGAGCTTCCCCGACGGCCCGGCGTCGGGAACGATGGCGTAGCCCCGGCGCACCGCCTCCGCCGCGCCGGCCAGGCGCCCGGCCATGGTGGCGGCGTGGGTGACGTCGCGCACCAGGGCGGTGTCGAGGCCCTTCCAGCCGCCGGCGCCGTCGAGCATCTCGGTGAGGTTGGCCACCAGCACGTGGTCATGGGGAGCCGGGTCGCCCGCGCGGGAGGTGGCGTGGCGGGTCCGTGCCCACACCAGCCCGGCCGTCCCGCACCGGCGCTGGGCCTTGCCTCGCCGTCCCCCCTGGCGGGACGTCCAGGACTCGAGGAAGGCCAGAGTGGCGTCGGTCTCGGCGTCGAGGATGGCGTGCATATCCTCGGCCCGGCCCACAAGGCCGAGCACGGCCACGGACTTGTGGGCCGCCACCACCAGCTCCACCCCCGGGCGGCGGGTGGCCACCAGCCGGGTCCCAGAGATGGGGGTCACGGGCTCCGCCGGGGCCGAACAGTGCCTCGTAGCCGGCCTCGTCCACCGCTCCCTCAAGGCCAAGTCGCTCGGCCAGCTTCCCGCCCCAGGCGAGCGGCGTCTCGCCCCTCGAGGCGTAGTAGCCGAGGGCCTGGCCGGGGTGGTCGTCGTCCCGGCCCAGCACGGTGGCGCGGTGGTAGTCGACCGAGTCCATGCCCATCCGTCGGAACCAGGCCATCGCTCACCGTCCTGCGCCAGCAACCCGGAGGGGTTGCAATCGT contains:
- the mobF gene encoding MobF family relaxase; protein product: MTPISGTRLVATRRPGVELVVAAHKSVAVLGLVGRAEDMHAILDAETDATLAFLESWTSRQGGRRGKAQRRCGTAGLVWARTRHATSRAGDPAPHDHVLVANLTEMLDGAGGWKGLDTALVRDVTHAATMAGRLAGAAEAVRRGYAIVPDAGPSGKLDHWAVAGIPAKVCDAFSTRRDEIDLAMESSGFSSYRARGIAARRTRAPKSAEPTESLLVRWLGELDRIDWPTPKLRTRLRLVNERDARPLRTLGAGERVEVVRSLLGPGGALAGRKAFTRADVVRLAAPALYGCDPAELETTVAAVVQDPEALVLVGTPAARSRAYVAASVVAAEAAVEEVAARLAGSENRAAVAPAVVARSVVAAEDRLGRSLTDGQRRAVAAICGSG